One genomic region from Leptospira tipperaryensis encodes:
- a CDS encoding lysophospholipid acyltransferase family protein — protein MEENSKVREKQSFKRKFLIWLIPFLVVNLQRLIGFTSRRINIGDGSLDKLRKENKPYILSIWHTNVLYSPYLNRKAGAAVLISESKDGDFINEVVHRFGNYSIRGSSSKGGSKALKALIVHLKKNLPAAITPDGPRGPALIVQPGLIACGQVSQVPIVPLHYECTRQWIAERSWDKHRIPKPFTTFVVSYGEPILIPRQLDEKGFEEARLMVEKAMLENRQRCIDKAEELRKK, from the coding sequence ATGGAAGAAAATTCTAAAGTAAGAGAAAAACAATCCTTCAAAAGAAAATTTTTGATTTGGTTGATTCCATTTCTCGTTGTCAATCTTCAAAGACTGATCGGTTTTACTTCTCGTAGAATCAATATCGGCGACGGAAGTCTGGATAAACTCCGCAAAGAAAATAAACCGTATATCCTTTCCATCTGGCATACGAACGTTCTTTATTCTCCCTATCTCAATCGTAAGGCCGGAGCTGCGGTTTTGATTTCCGAATCCAAGGACGGAGATTTTATAAACGAAGTCGTTCATCGTTTTGGCAACTATAGTATTCGAGGCAGTTCCTCCAAGGGCGGATCGAAGGCTCTCAAAGCTCTCATCGTTCATCTCAAAAAAAATCTTCCCGCAGCGATTACACCGGACGGACCTCGCGGTCCCGCGCTAATTGTTCAACCGGGTTTGATCGCCTGTGGTCAGGTTTCTCAGGTTCCCATCGTCCCGCTTCACTACGAATGCACTCGTCAGTGGATCGCCGAAAGATCTTGGGATAAACATAGAATTCCAAAGCCGTTTACTACGTTCGTCGTTTCTTACGGAGAACCGATTCTGATTCCCAGACAGTTGGATGAAAAAGGTTTTGAAGAGGCGCGTTTGATGGTCGAGAAAGCGATGTTGGAAAATCGTCAGAGATGTATCGACAAGGCCGAAGAATTAAGAAAAAAATAA
- a CDS encoding amidohydrolase family protein, with product MVQNQQEHKRVAPGRNLLIMAIAFVGVLGACSKKPTTPSESPIVIMNAKIFDGERVLEDTTVVFKDGYIQTVGGKVPTGATVIDARGATLIPGLIDSHVHTDIDGLHDALLFGVTTELEMTGRWTAGERREVAERYDVADIRSAGMGITPPGGHPTQYMKLSNNLLIRFFYRYPFVSTPDEAVKFVDKQIAEGSDYIKIIIEDGTTVGSPGLPVINEDTLVAAVNAAHRHGKLAIAHVTSVEGGWRAVSARVDGLAHMFFDRKPSPKLITAIAYSGAFVTPTLATLSTAFGNSARELAADKRVNSRLSKEWLDSLSKSMNVYPQGNLKDAFANVLALHKKGVDILAGSDVSEPIAGLGGLAHGVSLHHELQLLVAAGLTPMEALRAATSTPARRFGLTDRGRIAPGARADLLLVDGDPLVNISDTLNVHAVWRGGVPLTINE from the coding sequence ATGGTCCAAAATCAACAAGAACACAAACGTGTAGCACCCGGAAGGAACCTCCTTATAATGGCGATCGCCTTCGTCGGCGTTTTGGGTGCTTGTTCGAAAAAACCGACAACGCCCTCAGAATCTCCGATAGTCATCATGAACGCGAAAATCTTTGATGGAGAACGTGTTCTGGAAGACACGACCGTAGTATTCAAAGATGGTTATATTCAGACGGTGGGCGGAAAAGTGCCGACAGGTGCGACCGTCATCGATGCTCGCGGGGCAACCTTAATTCCTGGCCTCATTGATTCTCATGTTCATACGGACATAGATGGTCTACATGATGCGTTGTTGTTCGGTGTTACGACTGAGTTAGAAATGACGGGCCGATGGACGGCCGGGGAACGTAGAGAAGTTGCTGAACGATATGACGTAGCCGATATACGTTCCGCCGGTATGGGCATTACTCCTCCGGGAGGTCATCCGACTCAGTATATGAAATTAAGTAATAATTTGCTCATACGATTCTTCTATCGTTATCCGTTTGTCTCAACTCCTGATGAAGCGGTAAAATTCGTGGATAAACAAATCGCTGAAGGATCCGACTATATTAAAATCATTATCGAGGACGGAACTACGGTCGGTTCTCCGGGGCTTCCGGTAATCAATGAAGATACTCTTGTAGCGGCCGTCAATGCCGCTCATCGTCATGGTAAACTGGCAATCGCTCACGTTACCTCCGTTGAAGGTGGATGGAGAGCCGTTTCTGCTCGAGTAGATGGGTTGGCGCATATGTTCTTTGACCGTAAGCCAAGCCCCAAGCTGATCACTGCCATTGCATATTCGGGTGCGTTTGTTACTCCTACTTTGGCGACGCTCTCTACTGCTTTTGGCAATAGCGCAAGAGAATTAGCCGCCGATAAGAGAGTGAATTCCAGACTGAGTAAGGAATGGCTCGATTCCCTCTCCAAAAGTATGAACGTTTATCCTCAAGGAAATCTCAAAGATGCTTTCGCTAACGTTCTGGCTCTTCACAAGAAGGGTGTGGATATTTTAGCGGGAAGCGATGTATCGGAACCGATCGCCGGTCTTGGAGGGCTTGCTCACGGAGTTAGCTTACATCATGAACTGCAACTACTCGTGGCTGCGGGACTAACACCCATGGAGGCATTGCGTGCCGCTACTTCCACTCCTGCGCGTCGGTTTGGACTCACTGATCGTGGTCGGATTGCGCCCGGAGCTCGAGCTGACCTGCTATTGGTCGATGGAGATCCGCTCGTTAATATTTCCGACACACTCAACGTTCATGCTGTGTGGCGCGGCGGTGTTCCACTCACTATCAACGAATAG
- a CDS encoding bile acid:sodium symporter family protein, translated as MESNLLTAVFLPLALGIIMLGMGMSLTIDDFKRIFILPKAVLTGLTLQLLLLPVAGWIIADFSGLPGELAVGLMLLAICPGGATSNLITHLAKGDVALSITLTAITSCVTVVSIPILLNLSMHHFLGSGQMIELNVPQTILQIFLITVLPVTIGMILNAKKPDLSKKFEKVVKLLSGIFLVLIIAGAIVRERQNIIPYFIEVGPAALALNLLTMVLGFFGASLMKVTKAQRTSITIEVGIQNGTLGIAIASSILNNAAMAVPSAIYSLIMFATGAIFSVWMHRIPDEA; from the coding sequence ATGGAATCCAATTTGCTAACAGCCGTGTTTCTTCCGCTCGCGTTAGGAATCATCATGCTCGGAATGGGGATGTCCCTGACGATCGACGACTTCAAAAGAATTTTTATTCTTCCCAAGGCCGTATTAACGGGCCTCACCTTACAGTTGTTACTCTTACCCGTCGCGGGATGGATCATCGCCGACTTTTCAGGTCTTCCCGGAGAATTGGCGGTGGGTTTGATGTTGCTCGCGATCTGTCCCGGAGGAGCCACTTCAAATCTGATCACTCATCTCGCAAAAGGAGACGTGGCCCTTTCGATCACGTTAACCGCAATCACGAGCTGTGTTACGGTTGTTTCGATCCCCATTCTTCTCAATCTTTCTATGCATCATTTTTTGGGAAGCGGCCAGATGATCGAACTCAACGTTCCGCAGACGATCTTACAGATTTTTTTAATCACGGTTCTGCCGGTTACAATCGGAATGATTCTCAACGCCAAAAAACCGGATCTTTCTAAAAAGTTTGAAAAGGTAGTAAAACTTCTTTCAGGAATCTTTTTAGTTTTGATCATCGCGGGAGCGATCGTAAGAGAAAGACAAAATATCATTCCATACTTTATCGAAGTCGGACCTGCGGCCTTAGCCCTCAACTTACTTACGATGGTTCTCGGATTTTTCGGAGCTTCTTTGATGAAAGTTACAAAAGCACAGAGGACTTCCATCACGATCGAAGTCGGGATTCAAAACGGAACCTTGGGAATCGCAATCGCTTCCTCAATCTTGAATAACGCTGCAATGGCGGTCCCTTCCGCGATCTATAGTTTGATCATGTTTGCAACCGGAGCGATCTTTTCGGTTTGGATGCATAGAATTCCGGACGAAGCCTAA
- a CDS encoding MarR family winged helix-turn-helix transcriptional regulator encodes MKKKENLAAEALTQALLEFRKQGGRRHHAPDEIGRAEGQVLLILIGLKSNEPGLRISDLAKELEVSLSTLTQTTSSLFRLGYILRESDPKDRRVIRIRLTSMGRSKVLNYQKDFSNYCARIAEYLGEKDSFLFARLLSKISGFMEAEPKQTRMDLNVQEKHKG; translated from the coding sequence ATGAAAAAGAAGGAGAACTTAGCGGCTGAAGCTTTGACTCAAGCTTTGTTGGAGTTCAGAAAACAAGGAGGTCGGCGTCATCACGCTCCGGATGAAATCGGTAGAGCGGAAGGGCAGGTGCTTCTGATTCTCATAGGACTCAAGTCTAACGAACCGGGTTTGAGGATTAGTGATCTTGCCAAAGAATTAGAAGTTTCACTTTCAACATTGACACAAACTACTTCTTCTCTATTTCGTTTGGGCTATATTCTGCGGGAATCGGATCCAAAAGATCGTCGAGTCATTCGAATACGCCTTACATCCATGGGTCGTTCAAAGGTGCTGAACTATCAAAAAGACTTTAGTAACTATTGTGCTCGGATTGCGGAGTATTTAGGCGAGAAAGATAGTTTCTTATTTGCCCGATTGTTGAGTAAAATTTCCGGCTTTATGGAAGCCGAACCTAAGCAGACAAGAATGGATTTGAACGTCCAGGAAAAGCATAAAGGATAA
- a CDS encoding esterase/lipase family protein, translating into MNLFRKVLLKILILLVSIVFFDCATYSTANYSQFEQEKLVNISSVSSNKLSLLTMRYLKSNDLDEKFENSPLVVIYDLDNRLLAYKSRELAYYLSELCYLTGNSLDMEDPQFAKMYASALVYSYTYLFDSKATPAPDPFSAEFRFALLTYNRSLAQLVRYAKKNRKLANVTDLNLPLIRGSLVMDSAEVETSWSPQNFLQVEVAYDYRTKGFSNHISKYGIGTPLILIRKFPENEPQKRIQYEFINGVGQAYPGTAFVSLKESYLGNRDLMNLKAKIHVYDPVFRDRIEFEGMNLPMESDTTTPLAYMLTIAQKRDSLLAIFDGETSISRKGLYLVYPYRKDKIPVVFLHGLASSPFIWFPMINELLSDPAIKEKYQFWVYWYPTVNPMLLSAADFRDTLYDLRKVYDPKNESKSFDQMVLVGHSMGGLITKLAVTSGRKEEWMTVAKVPYSAYESMSEEYKKEIKRVFDFDPVPFVKRAIFIATPHRGSSLAEGFFGTIARFLFVLPKEVAKKFEEGYKFLIVNHKEGDLVPGVYGVDGLAPKSLFMKVTGEYKPLVKFHSIIGNSKLVDMDWISDSVVPYESSHLDHPESELLIQSEHSVEDHLPTFLEVKRILKEHAKEGTP; encoded by the coding sequence ATGAATTTGTTTCGTAAGGTCTTATTGAAAATTTTGATTCTTCTTGTATCTATTGTCTTCTTCGATTGTGCGACTTACTCCACTGCAAATTACTCTCAGTTCGAACAAGAAAAATTAGTCAACATAAGCAGCGTTTCTTCGAACAAACTCAGTCTTCTTACGATGCGTTATCTAAAGAGCAACGACCTCGACGAAAAGTTTGAAAATTCTCCATTGGTTGTGATCTACGACTTAGACAATCGCCTTCTCGCTTATAAGTCCAGAGAACTCGCCTATTATCTTTCGGAACTTTGTTATCTCACCGGAAATTCTTTGGATATGGAAGATCCCCAGTTTGCAAAGATGTATGCGTCCGCATTAGTTTATTCTTATACGTATCTTTTTGATTCGAAGGCGACGCCGGCTCCGGATCCTTTTTCCGCTGAATTTCGTTTTGCTCTTCTTACTTACAATCGTTCCTTGGCGCAGTTGGTGCGTTATGCGAAGAAGAATCGAAAGCTGGCTAACGTTACCGATCTAAATCTTCCGCTCATTCGAGGAAGTCTCGTGATGGACAGCGCCGAAGTCGAAACTTCCTGGAGTCCTCAGAATTTTTTACAGGTAGAAGTAGCTTACGACTATAGAACCAAGGGATTTTCCAATCATATCAGCAAATACGGAATCGGAACTCCTTTGATTCTCATTCGAAAGTTTCCGGAGAACGAACCTCAAAAAAGAATTCAGTATGAATTTATCAACGGAGTCGGACAAGCGTATCCCGGAACGGCATTCGTAAGTCTGAAAGAATCGTATCTCGGAAACAGAGATCTGATGAATCTAAAAGCGAAGATCCACGTCTATGATCCCGTCTTTCGAGATAGAATCGAGTTCGAAGGGATGAATCTTCCCATGGAGAGCGACACGACAACACCGCTCGCTTATATGCTTACGATCGCGCAAAAACGGGACAGCTTGCTCGCGATCTTTGACGGAGAAACAAGCATTTCAAGAAAGGGACTTTATCTCGTATATCCTTACCGCAAGGATAAGATTCCGGTCGTATTCTTACACGGACTTGCTTCTTCTCCTTTTATCTGGTTTCCGATGATAAACGAACTCCTCTCCGATCCTGCCATCAAAGAAAAATATCAGTTTTGGGTGTATTGGTATCCCACAGTAAATCCTATGCTTCTTTCAGCGGCGGACTTTAGAGATACCTTATATGATTTGAGAAAGGTCTACGATCCAAAAAACGAGAGCAAAAGTTTTGATCAGATGGTCTTAGTTGGTCATAGTATGGGGGGCCTCATCACAAAGTTAGCCGTAACCAGCGGAAGAAAAGAAGAATGGATGACGGTCGCAAAGGTTCCCTATTCAGCTTACGAATCGATGAGCGAAGAATACAAAAAAGAAATCAAAAGGGTTTTCGATTTTGATCCTGTACCTTTTGTAAAGAGGGCGATCTTTATCGCGACACCGCACAGAGGTTCGAGTTTAGCGGAGGGATTTTTTGGAACGATCGCGAGATTTCTTTTCGTTCTTCCCAAAGAAGTCGCCAAAAAGTTCGAAGAAGGATATAAATTTCTGATCGTAAATCATAAGGAAGGAGATTTGGTTCCGGGAGTTTACGGAGTGGACGGACTCGCGCCCAAAAGTCTTTTTATGAAAGTAACCGGAGAATACAAGCCGCTCGTAAAATTTCATTCCATCATAGGAAATTCCAAACTCGTAGATATGGATTGGATCAGCGATTCTGTCGTACCCTACGAAAGTTCACATCTCGATCATCCTGAATCGGAATTACTCATTCAATCCGAACATTCCGTAGAAGATCACTTGCCTACTTTTTTAGAAGTAAAACGGATTCTAAAGGAACACGCAAAAGAGGGAACTCCTTAG
- a CDS encoding DUF485 domain-containing protein — MKITPQALMEEPDFKKLVRSRWIVSFTLLGLLFLLYYGYILSVAFFPEFLIQKVGRFSNIGILMSALVIFFSWILTLVYVFWANRYYDRNVDSLKKKLED, encoded by the coding sequence ATGAAAATCACACCACAAGCGCTTATGGAAGAACCGGATTTTAAAAAACTGGTTCGTTCCCGCTGGATCGTTAGTTTTACACTCTTGGGTTTGTTGTTTTTATTGTATTACGGATACATACTTTCCGTCGCATTCTTTCCCGAGTTTTTGATTCAAAAGGTCGGAAGGTTTTCCAATATCGGAATTCTTATGAGCGCGTTGGTTATCTTTTTTTCTTGGATTCTCACCTTAGTCTATGTCTTTTGGGCCAACCGTTACTACGATCGAAACGTTGACTCTTTGAAAAAAAAGTTGGAGGATTGA
- a CDS encoding solute symporter family protein, whose amino-acid sequence MESQLGQPNFLSILFFLVFVVLTLGITYWAAKKTKTSSEFYAAGRSITGFQNGLALSGDFMSAASFLGISGMVALKGYDGMLYAVGWLVGWPALMFLVAEPLRNLGKFTFADVVAFRLRQKPIRISAAIGGILVTLTYSIAQIVGSGKLINLMFGLPYEVAVVIVGIVMLLYVLFGGMIATTWVQIIKACLLLFGVTLLTILALAQFEFSLENLYGAVDEKFGKAALEPGGLVSNPLDAVSLGLALMLGLLGLPHILMRFYTVPDAKEARKSVAYATTFIGYFYLIIPIVGFSAAVLIGREPIASVDKGGNMAAALLSELLGGTMLMGFIAAVAFATILAVVAGLTLAAASTISHDIFVSVMKRGDATEAEQVRVARRATIAFGILGILIGILFKDQNVAFLVGLAFAIAASGNFPALFLSIVWKNFSTVGGVVSILTGSVSAIVLIILSPTVWVDVFGFKTAVFPLKNPAVISMALSFLSAYCFSKFYPEKSAQEKYESEKMRTYLGIGAE is encoded by the coding sequence ATGGAATCTCAACTCGGCCAACCGAATTTTTTATCCATTCTTTTCTTTCTTGTCTTTGTCGTTCTCACTCTGGGGATCACTTACTGGGCCGCGAAAAAAACAAAAACGTCCAGCGAGTTCTACGCGGCGGGAAGAAGTATCACGGGTTTTCAAAACGGCCTCGCTCTTTCCGGAGACTTTATGTCCGCCGCTTCCTTCTTGGGAATTTCGGGAATGGTAGCGCTCAAAGGTTATGACGGAATGTTGTATGCGGTCGGTTGGCTCGTGGGTTGGCCGGCTCTTATGTTTTTGGTTGCGGAACCTCTTCGTAACCTCGGTAAGTTTACGTTTGCAGACGTCGTGGCATTTCGTCTGAGACAAAAGCCGATTCGAATCTCAGCGGCGATCGGCGGAATTTTGGTAACGCTTACGTATTCCATCGCGCAGATCGTAGGTTCCGGAAAACTCATCAATCTTATGTTCGGTCTTCCTTACGAAGTCGCGGTTGTCATCGTGGGAATCGTAATGCTTCTTTATGTTTTGTTCGGAGGAATGATCGCTACCACATGGGTTCAGATCATAAAGGCATGTTTACTTTTATTCGGAGTTACGTTACTCACCATTCTTGCGTTGGCTCAATTCGAATTTAGTCTGGAGAATTTATACGGAGCCGTGGATGAAAAATTCGGAAAGGCGGCTCTCGAACCGGGAGGTCTGGTTTCCAATCCTCTGGACGCCGTTTCTTTGGGATTGGCTTTGATGTTGGGTCTATTAGGACTTCCTCATATTCTAATGCGTTTTTACACTGTTCCCGACGCTAAAGAGGCACGTAAGTCCGTGGCCTATGCGACCACGTTTATCGGATATTTTTATCTCATCATTCCGATCGTCGGATTTTCAGCCGCGGTTTTGATAGGAAGAGAACCGATCGCGAGCGTGGACAAGGGAGGAAACATGGCTGCGGCTTTGTTATCCGAACTTTTAGGAGGAACGATGCTGATGGGATTTATCGCTGCGGTCGCGTTTGCTACGATTCTCGCCGTTGTCGCGGGTTTGACCTTGGCGGCCGCTTCCACGATCTCGCACGATATCTTTGTGAGCGTAATGAAAAGAGGAGATGCGACCGAGGCGGAACAAGTTCGAGTTGCAAGGAGGGCGACGATCGCCTTTGGAATATTAGGAATTTTGATTGGGATTCTTTTTAAGGATCAAAATGTAGCTTTCCTAGTAGGACTTGCCTTTGCAATCGCGGCGAGCGGAAATTTTCCGGCCTTATTTTTATCCATCGTCTGGAAAAATTTTAGCACCGTAGGAGGAGTGGTTTCGATTCTTACCGGTTCGGTATCCGCGATCGTTTTGATTATATTAAGTCCTACGGTTTGGGTGGACGTTTTCGGTTTTAAAACCGCGGTCTTCCCTCTAAAAAATCCAGCCGTCATTTCGATGGCTCTCTCCTTTTTAAGCGCTTATTGTTTTTCAAAATTCTATCCTGAAAAGTCGGCCCAGGAAAAGTATGAGTCGGAGAAAATGCGAACGTACTTAGGAATCGGAGCGGAGTAG
- a CDS encoding lipase/acyltransferase domain-containing protein, giving the protein MKFYKHSASGLILLSFLFCSGQREQNFGPGLLKGHGSGGSHSTVAMQIPLVFVPGYKGSELYQKNESGSSDAIWLTPWQALNFTAPDLTLKKNDNVQVGGVLSSVTLIPFLIDVKVYQPWLQWLSASARIRPYVFPYDWRKDNGESSLALEAFLEKVQKENAGVAPVLVGHSNGGNLVLSVINRRPNLASKVIFVGVPFRGGIGFMEDLISGVSTGFNPEITNACVVSTFISVYTFFPREGSFDTKELLKDGENKNIPFRFFNASDWEKYELGPYSHEAHCEPPPSLKEFQSRLDLALAFRNSLDPKKGTQYPPALVVHAQNRPTMRVLISEKNPDHWLWDFKNAVRAPGDGRVTFTSSIPPDEIVYKSFLSDAEHSSLLSDPKVWERIYSFLHE; this is encoded by the coding sequence GTGAAATTCTATAAACATTCTGCAAGTGGTTTGATTCTTCTTTCGTTCTTATTTTGTTCCGGTCAAAGAGAACAAAATTTTGGTCCGGGTTTATTAAAAGGACATGGATCGGGAGGCAGTCATTCCACGGTTGCGATGCAGATTCCTCTCGTCTTTGTTCCCGGTTACAAGGGATCGGAACTCTATCAAAAAAACGAGTCCGGTTCTTCGGATGCAATTTGGCTTACTCCTTGGCAGGCATTGAATTTTACCGCTCCCGATCTTACTTTGAAAAAAAACGATAACGTTCAAGTCGGAGGCGTTTTATCTTCCGTCACCCTCATTCCTTTTTTGATAGATGTGAAAGTGTATCAACCTTGGTTGCAATGGCTTTCCGCTTCCGCGAGAATCAGACCTTATGTCTTTCCTTACGATTGGAGAAAGGACAATGGAGAATCTTCTTTAGCCCTCGAAGCTTTTTTGGAAAAAGTTCAAAAAGAAAACGCGGGAGTCGCGCCCGTTCTTGTCGGTCATAGCAACGGGGGCAACCTTGTTCTTTCGGTGATCAATCGAAGACCGAATTTGGCTTCGAAGGTTATCTTTGTCGGCGTTCCTTTTCGCGGCGGAATCGGATTTATGGAAGATTTAATTTCCGGAGTTTCGACCGGATTCAATCCTGAAATCACGAACGCTTGTGTCGTTTCGACTTTTATTTCGGTTTATACGTTTTTCCCGAGAGAAGGAAGTTTTGATACAAAGGAATTGCTCAAGGACGGGGAGAATAAAAACATTCCATTCCGTTTTTTTAATGCTTCCGATTGGGAGAAGTATGAGTTGGGTCCGTATTCTCACGAAGCCCATTGTGAACCGCCTCCTTCTTTGAAAGAATTTCAATCAAGACTGGATCTGGCTCTTGCATTTCGAAATTCTTTAGATCCTAAAAAGGGAACTCAGTATCCTCCTGCGTTAGTCGTTCACGCACAGAATCGACCCACGATGAGGGTTTTGATTTCCGAAAAAAATCCGGATCATTGGCTCTGGGATTTTAAGAATGCGGTACGAGCTCCGGGAGACGGAAGGGTTACGTTTACGAGTTCGATTCCTCCGGACGAGATCGTTTATAAAAGTTTTCTTTCGGATGCGGAGCATTCTTCTTTGTTAAGCGACCCGAAAGTGTGGGAAAGAATCTATTCCTTTCTTCACGAATAA
- a CDS encoding phytoene desaturase family protein: protein MNINEIGNEFDIIFIGSGMGSLCAASLLAQSYGKKILIVEKHSQPGGFTHEFQRKQGKYHWDVGIHYVGDMQEEGLCRKISDKITRKKVLWKRMAEPFEKLIFPSVSFDIYGDPEKFKSDLGNKFPEEKEAIDRYFKDIKKTSNLFGKSIMMRLAPPPLESVAGLLGESKIFTLKEYLDVNFRSQELKGILAAQWGDYGLPPSKVAFAMHATLVQHYLHGGYYPIGGAGKIFEAIEPILEESGGAVLSSVEVKEILIRDGKTIGVKAKALRGEGSERDFFAPIVVSCAGAYPTYTKLIPESYPIQFRKSLKEFYNKEKMTTSICLYLGLSESPAKFGFKGENYWIFSSSDHDQNFSERNDWIGSDGKIPNLYLSFPSLKNPEAKSHTMDAITFTDYENFAPWKSEPWKRRGEEYKQLKEQITERILSTLESRFPGISKIVEYSELSTPITNEHFTSHPDGAIYGLACVPERYKKEECPWFNVRTPIEGLYLTGADAASPGVAGAMMGGLASALAITGNAELLKELRN, encoded by the coding sequence ATGAATATCAATGAAATAGGAAACGAGTTCGATATAATATTTATAGGCTCCGGAATGGGAAGTCTTTGCGCCGCCAGTCTTTTAGCCCAATCATACGGTAAAAAGATCCTTATAGTGGAAAAACATTCCCAACCCGGAGGTTTCACCCACGAGTTCCAAAGAAAACAGGGAAAGTATCATTGGGACGTGGGAATTCATTACGTTGGAGATATGCAGGAGGAAGGACTCTGCAGAAAGATCTCGGATAAAATAACCCGAAAAAAAGTTCTATGGAAACGAATGGCGGAACCTTTCGAAAAATTAATCTTCCCATCCGTATCTTTCGATATCTATGGAGATCCTGAAAAATTCAAATCCGATCTCGGAAATAAATTTCCTGAGGAAAAGGAAGCGATCGATCGTTATTTCAAAGATATCAAGAAGACTTCGAATCTTTTCGGTAAATCGATTATGATGCGTCTGGCTCCTCCTCCTTTGGAATCAGTAGCCGGGCTTTTGGGAGAATCTAAAATTTTTACGCTCAAGGAATATTTGGACGTAAACTTTCGCAGCCAAGAACTGAAAGGAATTCTCGCGGCTCAATGGGGAGATTACGGCTTACCTCCTTCCAAGGTCGCCTTCGCGATGCACGCGACTCTCGTACAACATTATCTTCACGGCGGCTATTATCCGATCGGCGGCGCCGGAAAAATTTTCGAAGCGATCGAACCGATTCTCGAAGAATCCGGAGGCGCTGTTCTTTCTTCCGTTGAAGTTAAAGAAATTCTAATACGAGACGGAAAGACAATCGGAGTAAAAGCTAAGGCTCTTCGAGGAGAAGGATCGGAAAGGGATTTTTTCGCGCCGATCGTCGTATCTTGTGCGGGAGCGTATCCCACATACACGAAGTTGATTCCTGAAAGTTATCCGATTCAATTCCGAAAAAGTCTAAAAGAATTTTATAATAAAGAAAAGATGACTACGAGTATTTGTCTTTATCTCGGTTTATCCGAAAGTCCGGCGAAATTCGGCTTTAAGGGAGAGAATTACTGGATCTTTTCGTCGAGCGATCACGATCAAAATTTTTCGGAACGAAACGATTGGATCGGATCAGACGGAAAAATTCCCAATCTCTATCTTTCTTTTCCGAGTTTGAAAAATCCGGAAGCAAAAAGCCATACAATGGATGCGATCACTTTTACGGATTACGAAAATTTTGCTCCCTGGAAATCGGAGCCTTGGAAACGAAGAGGAGAAGAATACAAACAACTCAAAGAGCAAATTACGGAACGGATTCTATCAACTCTAGAATCCCGTTTTCCCGGAATTTCAAAAATCGTAGAATATTCCGAACTTTCGACTCCGATCACGAACGAACATTTCACCTCTCATCCGGACGGAGCGATCTACGGCTTGGCCTGTGTTCCCGAACGATACAAAAAGGAAGAATGTCCTTGGTTTAACGTTCGAACTCCGATCGAAGGATTGTATCTTACCGGAGCGGATGCAGCTTCCCCCGGTGTTGCGGGAGCGATGATGGGAGGACTGGCCTCTGCACTCGCGATCACCGGAAACGCGGAACTTCTAAAAGAGCTACGCAACTAA
- a CDS encoding TetR/AcrR family transcriptional regulator, translating to MKNSTDKNSYHHGDLKKALLEASLRILKDEGYKALSLRKAAIYAGVSQSAPYRHYEDLESLYADIAEEGFRMLAERQRKLQAKYRKKPLLLFRESGVCYVEFALEFPDLFRIMYGNQIESHSKYKSLVKTEDDSFRIILEIIRDCQRAGVIQTNDAVSSATSAWTLVHGIAVLLAGKQVMFRSVDLKEARRITKELIHYLYIGMKPDAVPSKHSY from the coding sequence ATGAAAAATTCTACGGATAAAAATTCATATCATCACGGTGATTTGAAAAAGGCCTTACTCGAGGCTTCGCTTCGTATTTTGAAGGATGAAGGTTATAAAGCGCTGAGCCTTCGAAAAGCCGCGATTTATGCTGGGGTCAGTCAATCTGCCCCTTATCGGCACTATGAAGATTTGGAATCCTTATACGCGGACATAGCGGAGGAAGGTTTTAGAATGCTCGCCGAGCGTCAAAGAAAGCTGCAGGCTAAATACAGAAAAAAACCTCTTCTGTTATTTCGCGAATCCGGTGTTTGTTACGTGGAGTTCGCTTTGGAATTTCCGGATCTTTTCCGCATCATGTATGGGAATCAGATCGAAAGTCATTCCAAATACAAGTCCTTGGTTAAAACGGAGGACGATTCCTTTCGAATTATTCTCGAGATCATTCGCGATTGTCAAAGAGCCGGAGTCATTCAAACAAACGATGCGGTAAGTTCGGCGACGTCGGCGTGGACCTTGGTTCACGGCATCGCGGTCCTTTTGGCGGGAAAACAAGTTATGTTTCGGTCCGTCGATTTGAAGGAAGCAAGAAGAATCACCAAGGAATTGATCCATTATCTTTATATCGGAATGAAGCCGGATGCAGTTCCGTCAAAGCATTCGTATTGA